In a single window of the Daphnia carinata strain CSIRO-1 chromosome 4, CSIRO_AGI_Dcar_HiC_V3, whole genome shotgun sequence genome:
- the LOC130687560 gene encoding U1 small nuclear ribonucleoprotein C-like, translating into MPKYYCDYCDTYLTHDSPSVRKTHCSGRKHKENVKFYYQKWMEDQAQSLIDATIEAYKKGIMKGGAAIPPPGNLNIPGMPPRPPGPGPQMMGPGGPMMGGPPGGPMGMGPGGPMGMPGGPRPPMGQMGPGGPMNPMGPMMMGPGPGGPMHHMMMRPGMPGMPGMPGMQQGMQPGMPGRPQAPQAPGTQAT; encoded by the exons ATGCCGAA ATACTATTGCGACTATTGCGATACTTATTTAACTCATGATTCG CCTTCTGTGCGAAAAACACATTGCTCCGGCAGGAAACATAAAGAGAATGTAAAATTTTACTACCAGAAATGGATGGAAGATCAAGCTCAGAGTCTCATCGATGCTACTA TTGAAGCATACAAGAAAGGAATTATGAAAGGAGGGGCTGCCATTCCACCCCCAGGAAACTTGAACATTCCTGGAA TGCCACCAAGACCCCCAGGTCCTGGTCCACAGATGATGGGTCCTGGTGGGCCTATGATGGGAGGCCCGCCTGGTGGGCCAATGGGTATGGGTCCTGGTGGGCCTATGGGTATGCCAGGTGGACCACGACCACCAATGGGGCAGATGGGACCTGGAGGACCTATGAATCCAATGGGCCCCATGATGATGGGCCCTGGTCCAGGTGGTCCAATGCATCATATGATGATGAGACCAGGGATGCCTGGTATGCCGGGAATGCCAGGAATGCAACAAGGAATGCAACCTGGTATGCCAGGAAGACCACAAGCTCCTCAAGCACCTGGTACTCAAGCAACATGA
- the LOC130687341 gene encoding uncharacterized protein LOC130687341: protein MDKIIQQKDDQIMDLQAQLLQQHKILDNSKAKDAQSLSLQAQLGEKNKLERNSFQTVKEVFPNSNLTEHEDELALGEHIQIFSLPPDSVLNLNSVSAAQKESLVISPCSEGSEQLWDRIWAENGCGTETKIWHKFNMKHGLEFNGGSNQVWKCYRMEESAYR from the exons atggataagataatacaacaaaaggatg atcaaattatggacctgcaggctcaattattgcaacagcacaaaatattagataacagcaaagctaaggatg ctcaaagtttgagtctacaagctcagctaggggaaaagaacaaattggaacggaacagtttccaaacagtgaaggaggtttttccaaactcaaacctaactgaacatgaggatgaattggcattaggcgaacacattcag atattcagtctaccacctgacagtgtgttaaatttaaattctgttagtgctgcacaaaaagaatcgttagtaataagcccatgcagtgaaggaagtgaacaattgtgggaccgtatttgggccgaaaatgggtgtggtacggaaaccaagatatggcacaagttcaacatgaaacatggattag aatttaatgggggatcaaatcaagtctggaagtgttacaggatggaagagtcagcctacagatga